The Flavobacterium johnsoniae genomic sequence ATATTGACAATGATGGAGACATGGATATTTATTTAAGTAGAGGAAAACCTAGCTACGAAATAGCCAATAAATCTTTGGATTACAACCCTATTACCAAACGTATGGATATGCGAGACGAAGGCAACAAAGGCATTACCAGCATCGACTTTGAGGCTCCGGGTCACATTACCTTATCGGGTATATTTTTATGGTATCGTATGTATAATGATGGATTTCCTTTGCACTTAGGCGCTTCCAAAAAAGAGATCCTGGACGTTCAGGAAAAGGACACCATAAAAGTAACCCCAGAAATGGCCAAAGGATGGCCGAATGAAAGAAAAGAAAATGGTTGGTATCTTGGTTATTTAGGCAACAACAAATGGCGATTGGAATCTGTTAGAAACGGCAATATCTATTGGGAAATTAGAATATCTATTGATGGAGTTCAATCTGTACATCCAGAATGGACACCGCAAAACAGAAATGTTCAGGATGTATTATTTAGAAACGACAATAATCATTTTACCGATGTTACCACCAAGTGGAATGTACCTTTGGGAGGAAATAATCAAGGGGTGGTTGCAGCCGATTTTAATAATGACAGTCATATTGATTTGTTCGTATATAGGTTTGGCTTTTTGAAATCGAGCGTGAGTGATTGGCTTTTGCTAAATAACGGAAAGGGGCAATTTGAAACTACAACGCTTCATAATGCTCATGACCCTAATGATCCTGGACATGGGGATATGGGGCAAGCTTTTGATTTTAACCTTGACGGAAATATCGATTTACTAAACGGAAGCGATAATTATGGAAAATGGTATCTGTATGACAATAGTTTGATCCAGAATAAAAACTATGTGCTAGTTCGCGTAAATTATTCCGATTTGCATCATATTGATCCGATGTCTGCTACTGTAACGGTCACTACACCCTCTAAAAGCTATACCAAAAGAGTAGGATCATCAGGAGAAGTATTTTCGCAAAGTTTATTGAATACCGTACATTTTGGTCTAGGTGATGACGAAACAATTAAAAGCATCACCGTTCGATGGAGAAATGGCGAGACTTATACTGCAAAAAATTTAAAGGTAAACCAAGTTTATACTACTCCGTGAATCATTTAACAACTAGATTAAAAAACACAATTATCCTAAAAATATAAATGATGTCTATAAAAAGAATAATGATACTATTGGCGTTTGCTAATTTACATTGGGTTCAATCTCAAACGATAACATCTGGTCCTCCAGAACCGCCCTTGGGGAAAAGATGGGTTCTAAATCCCGAGCTTTCAGATGAGTTTAACGGAACGCAAATTGATACAACCAAATGGTTTGATTACCATCCGCAATGGAAAGGCAGAGTTCCTGGCTTGTTTCTGGCTTCTCAGGTTTCCGTAAAAGATGGTTTTTTACAAATTAAAGGGGAAAAAATGAAAAAAGACACCCTTATCAAAAACGCCAACGGGGAAGAAAAATTTACTATCGCAGGCGGAGCGGTTGTCTCCAAAAAAACAGTGTTATTTGGGTACTATGAATCCCGAATTAAGGCTGCGGCTACCACTATGTCGGCTACTTTTTGGTTTTCTACCAATGGAAAAACGAAAAGTCTAAAAGAGTGTGACAAATACAGTTTAGAATGGGATATTCATGAATCTATTGGCAGAAATGGACCTTTTGAAGGCAGTTATTTTGCCAATGGAATGCATTCTAACTCTCATTATTGGTACACAGACTGCAATGGAGAGGTTCATGATTACCGCGCTCCTCAAGTTGTTTTTCAAAATGCGGAATTATCTTCTGAAAATTTTAATGTGTATGGTGGATGGTGGCGCGATGAACAAACAGCAAGTTATTACTACAATAATGGTGAACCAAAACATCAAAAATTTTATTCCGAAATAAACAAAAAACCGTTTGACAGACCAATGCACATGCGTCTGGTATCAGAAACCTACCCTTTTCCTTGGATTGAGTTGCCAAATGATGCTGAATTAGCAGATCCAACAAAAAATACCGTTTATTATGATTGGGTACGCGCTTATAAATTGGTAGAGGCTAATATGCCAATTCCGTCTTCTAACAACGAACCGGTTATCCCTCTTTTTAATGAACAAATTCTTTTTCACGTGGCTATTATAAACTTAGTTTCTAAAACAATTTTAAAAATCCCAATACAATATAAGGCCATTGAAGATCGTGAAATACTACTAAAACTATCCGATCCTGAAGGAAAACTAATTAAAGAAACTAAATTCATTGCCTACACTGGTTATGCTAATTTAGAATACGATATGAGAATAGATAAAAAACTTGAACCAAAATCTGGATATTCATTATTGGCTATAATTCGACCATTGAACACTAAAGATCCTGTTGATATTGATTCTAGTACATTGATTATTAATTTAAAAAGCAAATAATTAAACTATAAATTAAAATGACAAAAATAGTCACTTTCGGTGAAATTTTACTGCGTCTTTCAACGGAAAGACATTTAAGGTTCTCACAAGCAGAATCGTATAAAGCTACTTATGGCGGTGGAGAATTTAATGTTTCTGTATCTCTGGCAAATTATGGTCTGAATACAGAATATATTACACGATTACCAAATAATGAATTAGGTAATTGTGCACTAAAAGAGATGAGAAAACTTAATGTCGGCTGTCAGAATGTGCTCTTGGATGGTGATCGAATTGGGATTTATTTTCTAGAAACAGGAACTAGTACAAGAGCCAGTAATATTGTTTACGATCGCGAAAATAGTGGAATGTCAACTTTAAAAAAAGGAATGATTGACTGGAAAGAAATTCTAAAAGATGCCACTTGGTTTCACTGGAGTGGCATTACTCCTTCCCTATCTGAAAGTGCCGCTGAGGCTTGTGTTGAGGCTTTGGAAATTGCAAAAGATATGGGCTTAACAATTTCTTGTGATTTAAACTACAGATCAAAACTTTGGAAATATGGTAAACATCCAAAAGAAGTTATGCCTAAAATTCTGCAATATTGCAACGTAATTTTAGGAGATCTAGACACTGCAAATTTCATGCTGGGCCTACCACAAATGAATCCGGATTATCAAAATCAGGAATCACTGCCCGTGCTGTATGATACCATTTTTAAACTAATTCCGTCGTTAAAATTTATGGCAACCACATTGCGCTATTCTGTAAGTGCTTCTCATCAACGTATAGGAGGAATTTTATACGATGGAAATACAATTTATGATGCAGACGTTCAAGATGTAACTCCGGTTGTAGATCGTGTTGGAAGTGGTGATGCTTTTATGGGAGGCTTAATTTATGGATTAAATGAAGAACCACTAAACAAACAAAGAGCCCTTAATTTTGCTGTAGCAGCCTGCTGTCTGAAACATACTATTGCAGGCGACTATAACTTAGTAACACTTGAAGAAGTTGAAAAATTAATTGGAGGTGATTTTACAGGAAAAGTATCAAGATAATATAAATATGGCACAATATACCCGAATTGAAGTAGCTCAAGCGATGAAAAATACTGGAATGATTCCACTATTTTTCAGTAATGATATCGAATTAAGTAAGAATATTTTAAAAGCGTGTTATGATGGTGGTGCACGTTTGCTGGAATTTACAGCTCGTGGCGATTTTGCGCACGAAATTTTTGGCGAACTTACCAAGTATGCAATTAAAGAATTACCTGGAATGATAATGGGGGTTGGCTCCGTAACCGATGCTGCAGCTGCCTCGTTATACATGCAACTTGGCGCAAATTTTATTGTAACTCCAGTATTACGTGAGGATATTGTAATAGTTTGTAACCGACGCAAAGTTTTATGGTCTCCTGGGTGCGGAACACTTACAGAAATAACAAAAGCAGAAGAATTAGGTTGCGAAATCGTTAAACTTTTTCCGGGCGATATTTATGGACCTGAATTTATAAAAGGAATTAAAGGTCCACAACCTTGGACATCTATTATGCCAACTGGAGGAGTACATCCAACAGCTGAAAATCTGACTTCATGGTTTAACGCTGGAGTAACTTGTGTAGGAATGGGATCCCAATTAATAACTAAAGAGATTGTGGCAAATAAAGATTTTAAGGAATTAACTGAAAAAGTTAAAGAAGTTATTGAAATTATTTCGAAGTTAAAATAATTATATCTAAATATAAAAAGAGATTGTGATAAAATTATTTTATTCACAGTCTCTTTTCTACTTTATAACTCGTTTTATTTTTTTGAATATTCGCTTTTTTAGTTCCAATCTAGTCCGCTACAATAGTATCTAACTTTAAAATAGAGGTACTATCAAATAATTTCCATTTATCAATTTTAATTTTCTGCTTAATAGCTTTTGTACCTAATACATAAGCCTTGGCATTATTAACCGCATCTACGGACAATAAAGTATCTTCATTAAAGTACCAAACTGAAAAACTATTGGGCTTATCTTCTTTTCTAACCACGACCTCGGTATAGCCTTGTGACAGACCAACCATTTGTAATTTGAGATCGTACTGATCCGACCAAAACCATGGAATGGTGTCGTAAACCGAAGCACCTCCACATATTGCAGCAGCCGCGATTTTGGACTGATCTACGGCATTTTGAACCGATTCTAAACGGATAAAGCGGTTGTAATGCGGGTTAAAATGATACGTACAATCACCAATTGCATAAATATTGGCCTCACTGGTTTGCGCCTTTTCATTGACTATTATCCCATTTTCAATTTTGATTCCTGCTTGTTCTGCCAATTCTTTATTTACCAAAATACCTACACCCACAATAATCATATCCGCTGGATAACGAGAACCATCGGTACAAACCACTACGTTTGAAGCGTCATTATTTTCAATTGCGCTTACATTTTTAGCCGTAAGCACTTCTACCCCATTTTGATGATGCAACTCATGAAAAAAACTAGACATTTCTGGAGCAGTCACTCGTGCTAAAATTCGAGATTCACGTTCCAATACCACCACCTGAGCACCTAATTTTTTTAAGGAAGCAGCCGTTTCTAGTCCGATATAACCTCCACCAATCACAACAACACGTTTGGTAGCGCTCGCATTGATGCCCTTTTTGATAGAAGCAACGTGCGCAGCGGTACGCAAAGGAAATACATTTTGAGCAGTTGCTAATCCTTCAATTGGCGGTACAATTGGTCTTGCTCCCGTAGCCAAAACCAATTGATCATAAGACTGTTGCGTTCCGTCTTCCAAAGTAATGGTTTGCTCTTTTGCATGTATTGCGACCACCTTTACCCCCAAATTCAAGGTGATGTCTTCTTTTTGGTAGCTTTCTGCTGATTTTAAAACATTCTTATCAATACCATCATCACTTGTCAAATAGGCCTTAGACAAGGGTGGGCGATGGTATGGCAACACAGGATCGGCATCAAAAAGCAATATGTCGCCTTCCCAGCCTTCTTTTCGTATAGCCGTAGCACAATTTACGCCGCCATGGCTCGCTCCTATAATCACACAAATTGGTTTCTTAGTTTCAGACATACAACATTTTTTAATTATTTAGCCACACGAAGCACTACTCCGTCCAACGCTTCGGTAATTTCTAATTGACAACACAAACGGCTGAATTCATCCGCATCATCATCTAATTCTAGCATATCCGTTTCAATTTCGCTAGCGGTTCCCGTTTTTGAAACATGTTCTGGTAAAACATGTACGTGACAAGTAGCACACGAACATACCCCTCCGCAATCACCATCGATTCCTTTGATACCATTGTCAACTGCAAGTGCCATTACGCTACCCGATGTTCCTTCTAAAGTTATTGTTTCATCATCGCTAGTGATAAAAGTTATTTTTGCCATTTTCTTTATTTTTTTAATTAATTAAATTTTACTTGTAAGCGGTGAAAGCCAACTTTACGTTTGAAATCACCTAAATCTTCGATATTTTCTTCGGCACTCACAATTTCCATAGTGCTCACTTTTTCCGTTAATACTTCCACCGCTATTTTCATAATTGTACGAGCGTGGGTTGCTCCCAAACAGTTGTGTGTCCCGAATCCGAAGCTCAAATGCGGGTTCATTTTACGATCTAAAACCACTTCATTTGGATTTTCAAAAACAGTGGCATCTCGATTTGCAGACGCCCAACACAAAGAAGCTCTTGTATCTGCTTTTATAGCATGTTCACAAACAGCAGAATCAGTTTTGGCTACTCTTCCCATCTGAGTTAATGGCGCAAAATAGCGAATCAACTCTTCAATAGCTTTGTTTCTTATTTCGGGTTCTACACGCAAACGATCTAATGACTTTGGGTGCTCTGCAAAATAAGCAATGGAATTTGACACCGCATTGATTACCGTATCACGGCCACCTGCAAACGTCAAAATCATCACGCCTTTCACTTCTTCTTTTGTTAATTTTTTGCCATCAACTACAGCATTCAGTAATACTGAATACAAATCTTCTCCATTCTTGGCAATGGCTTCATCAATTCGGCCATCGATATAATCATACAAAATAGCCGCTTTAGCACCATCTAAGGCTTCTCCTTCACTACGAAAAACGTGAGTTCCCCATGAAATCCATAAGTCAGCTTCTTCATAAGGCGTATTTAGTAATAAAGTCAAGGCTCTTGACTGTAGTTTTAATGAAAATTCACTGATTACATCTACCGAATCTTTGGCTAAAACCTCATCAACTAAAGCACTAATTTGCTCTTTTAATTTGGCTTGGTATTCTTCCTCTAAAGGTCTTTTGAACCAAGGATCCAAAATAGCTCTAAAGTCTTTATGTTGCGGCGGATCTACTTCAAACGGAATCTGACGTGTTGTTCTGATGTTCACTTCTGAAGGAATCACAATACGACCTGGTACCGCCCCTGATTGAAAGGTTTTCCAGTCGTGAGCTCCTTTGCGCACATCTTTGTGACGCAATAGCATGGTTACAGGATCATTTTGATCGTCCATTTCTCCAAAACCTTGGTTTACACGTGCTTCTTCAAATGGATCGTTAAACTCACTATTTTTCATCTTTTATATTTTTATTAGTATCTTTTTTTTCAACCTGGTACGTTTTAAATGCTGATGACAACACACCTACAACGTCTCGAAAAAGACCTTGCAGGAACATTAACTAACATTATTTATTAGTACTAAACTTTTCATACTGATCATTAAACTCAGCTTCTTAAGTCTATTTTCAGTTTTTAGAACCCATTAAAAAACAACAAACTGTCTTTGATGTGTTCTTGCCAGTATGGCCATTCGTGTGCGCCTTCAAATTCTTGGTATTGATGGTTTATATTGGCATCTGTTAAACCTTTATGCAGATTCCGATTGTATTCGATGAGTAAATCCTCTTTGCCACAATCAAAACGTATGGGTGGCAATTGCTTTTTATTTTTTATAATCAAACTTAAAACGTCTTCGTTAATGGGGTCAAATTGATTGAAATTGCTCTCGTTTTCTTCAACAAAAAGATGCATTTGATTTTTATTGGTCATCGAAGAATGTCCCGTAATGGCTTGGTAACGCTCTGGAAATTTGGCTCCCAAACGCAAAGCGCCATACCCGCCCATCGAAAGCCCCGAGATAAACAATTTGGATTTTTCGCTGGTGCAATCGATGTTTTCTCTCACGGCATCAATCACATCTTCGACAATCCATTTTTCATAATGGGCATTGTTGTGCGGTAAATATGCCGAACCGTCTCCCCATAATCCATCCGAAGGCATCGCAATTACCATCGGTTTTATCAATCCTTCTTCCATCATTTTTAAAGCTGTAAAATGTACTCCTGCTTTGTGCGCCCAAATCCAAGCACTACCATACACCCCATGCATTAGCGTTACAATAGGAAGGTCTTTTAAATCTTCAAAAGGCGGTACAAAAACACAGATGTCACCTCGCCCATTCAGATTAGGGGTTCTAACCGTAATGAATCGAAGGTTATTGCTCTCAAATTCTGGATTGGATATTTCGGTTGTTCTAAATTTTGACATCATTTCTAAAATTAAAAAGTAATTACACCTTTTGCATTTTTTCCAGCCAACATATCGTCTAAGGCTTGTTGCAATTCTTCCAGAGGATACGTTTTAGTAATCATCTCGTCTAATTTGATTTCTCCTTTTCGATAATGTTCGATAATTTTAGGGAAATCTTTTTGCGGATTGCATTTTCCGTACAACGGATTGATGTATTTTTTATCCCATTCGAATAAGGCCATATCAATCAAAACCTCTTGTTCGATTCCGCTAACTTGAACAGCAGTGCCAGCATTTCGAACCATTGCCAACGGTGCAGCGCCCAAAGCTGGAATTGCAGTACACTCAAAAGCGTAATCGGCACCACGACCAGCTGTCATTTCTTTTACCTTTTGAGCCGCTTGTAACAGTCCTTTGTCATTCTTATCGGCCAAAATGGTATGAGTCGCACCAAATTCAACCGCCATATTCAATCGCTCTTGATTGATATCAATCGCAATGATTTTACAAGCTTTCGACACTTTTAATCCTTGAATTACATTCAAACCAACTCCTCCTGTTCCAAGCACAACAGCTGATGAATTTTCGGTAACCTGAGCCGTATTTACAGCAGATCCAAAACCCGTCATAACGCCACAACTTACGATACTTGCTGCCGAAAAAGACATGTTTTGAATTGGATTTTTAACTACTGCCGATTCTTTTACCAGAGTATATTCAGCAAGCGTTCCTATATTAAAGGAGCGAATGATTGGCACTCCATTCAGAGTTGTTCCTTCCAAATGGGCATGTCCGGGGGTGTACCCATTTCCTCCTGCTACTACAGGCGAATTATTTTCGCAAATGTGTTCATTCTCATGCTCGCATTGAAAGCATTTTCCACAAGGAGTTGCCCAATTCAAAATCACTGCATCACCTACTTGTACACTTTTTACATTTGTCCCAACTGCAGTAACAATTCCTGCTCCTTCATGCCCCATTACAATTGGTTTTCCCCAATTTAAGGAGTCATAATCGGTATGACACAAACCTGCCGCTTTAATGGCTACTATCACCTCATCCCCTTGCGGATCATTTACTGTAATGGTCTCTATAGAAAATGTTCCATCTCCTTTTGCAATAGCTGCTTTACAATTGATGCTCATAGAATACTTTTAAAGTTTATCTTTTTATAAAAGTTAAAAGTATATACTATAGTCATTAGTCACAGTACCAATATTGCACAATTAATACCTTATATTGACCTAAAATTTTAAATAAGCTTCTTTTACTAATCAATATTGAATATATTTGAAGAAAAAAAATGAAAGCACTATTTGAAAAAGTACCCTCTTCGGTAGAAAGTTCTTTTAACGCATTTGTATATGAGGCTGAAAATTTTGAAACACCTTGGCATTTTCATCCTGAATATGAACTTACTTATATTGTAAAAGGAGAAGGTACCCGTTTTGTTGGTAATAGCGTTCAGGAGTTTAAAAAAAGGGATTTTGTATTGTTAGGTACAAATTTGCCGCATTATTGGAAAAATCATGATAACCTAAAAGGCGGAGTTCAATCGATTGTATTGCAATGGGACGATAGCGTTTTGGGCGAAAATTGGTTGGAGAAAAAAGAATTTCATTCTATAAAAAGGATATTATCAGATGCTTCAAAAGGACTCTCTTTCCGCACTATTGAAAACGATGTGATTCTCGAGCGGCTGCAAAAAATCATTACCCAAAAACCACTAGAAAAACTACTTGCCTTACTTCTACTTTTAGAAGAACTAAGCAAAATAAAAGAGGTGGAAACCCTTAGTTCAGACGGTTTTGTACCTAATCTAAACAGTAAAGCAAATGACCGAATAAATCTGATTTATAATTATATACAAGAAAATTACAATCAGAAAATTCGTCTGAATGAAATTGCCGATTTAGTGCACATGAATGAAGAAACCTTTTGTCGCTTTTTCAAAAAAAACTTAGGAAAGTCATTTTTCACTTTCGTGAATGAGTACCGCATCAATTTAATTTGCAAACAACTAATTGAAACCAAAAAACAGGTAAGCGAAATTGCCTATGAATGTGGGTATGAAAGTTTGCCTTTTTTTTATCGTCAGTTTCAAAAATTCATGAAATGCTCGCCTTTAGTATTTAGAAAAAAATACCATCTAGAGGATGTCGGCACTACTATTGAAATATAGAAAATATAAAAAAAGATTATAACATATAGAAACATAGATTTTATTTCGAAAAATTTCAGGAAAGTTTGCTAGAAGTTTTTTAAAAAAATATCTTTATCGATTAATCCCAAAATCAAAAAAATGAAAAAAATTAACCTACTACTTTTTGCATCCTTTTTACTGGCGCTTACCTCTTGCAGTTCGTCAGATGATGCTACTGCAGAAACAAATGCCAACTTGATTGTAAAATTAAAATTTGATGAAAATCAGGTTCGATTAGACAACTTAGGAAACCCTTCGGTTATAGCACAAGGAAATGCGGCACAAACACCTATAATGAATGAAATGAGTGCTCACTATTTAGAACTATCCCCTACTGCGAATACTTTAATAGGACAAGGTGAAGTTATTTACAAAGGTGAAGAAACAACCAAGGAGGTGAAAAAGCTATTGATTTTAGCAAAGAAAATTTTGTGAAAGACGAAGAAATGTTTTTAAAAATCCCTTTAAAAGATATTAAAAAGGGAAATTATGAGTGGCTTCGTATATCTGCTTCTTATCAAAATGGAAAAGTAAAAGCACTTTACAATGATGCCGAATACGATGCAATATTGACAAGCTTTTTAGGTTATAACACTTATATTGATAATTATACCATAAATGGTAAAAACGTAGTTATAAAAGCTAATAAACTACAATGTTATTGGGGTTTTGAAGCTTTATGGACTGTTATTGATGGTCAAGCACCAGCAGGAGCCATAACGGTTCCAAACCCAATTTACCAAACTTCTCCAATTCCAGAAGGTTCTTGCGTCCTGACAAGTAAATTTGATAAAGCTTTAGCTATTACAGTAAATGAGACAAAAGATGTAACGATTACTATTTCATTTTCTATAAACAATAGCTTTGAATGGAACGAAGTAAATGTTGATGGAAAATATGAACCTGCAGCGGGAGAAATTCCAGTAGATATGGGGTAACGAGGTCCTAAGTTAGCTGTGGATTAAAACCGAAAAAAGCATTATAAAAAATACATAAGAAAGCTGAAAAATTTCGCTCGTTTTGATTAGCATCTTTTTTCTAGCTTATAAAAAAACGCTTATAGTAGGATTTTAAAGTTCCTCTGTCAGCGTTTTTGTTTTTTCAACTATATTTACTTTTAAATTCAATCTGAGTGCTCCTTTTAGATTTCATCTTTTCTTGAAGCAATTTTCTATTCATAATATTATAAAGTGGAAATCGTTAGTCTTAATTATTTTTATCATTCTCAAAACCAGTAGCTCTAGGGTTTTGAATTTGACTTTCATATCTCTTTCCATCTTCGCCTGTAAACTCTTTGAAATAATGATAGTAAGAACCATAACCTCCATTATCATTTTCTTCTTTTAAACGCAGTTTTTGCCATTCATTGAAATATTTTGTGGCTTCTTTTTGGTCGCCTATTAAAAAGAAATAATCATTT encodes the following:
- a CDS encoding beta-porphyranase D gives rise to the protein MSIKRIMILLAFANLHWVQSQTITSGPPEPPLGKRWVLNPELSDEFNGTQIDTTKWFDYHPQWKGRVPGLFLASQVSVKDGFLQIKGEKMKKDTLIKNANGEEKFTIAGGAVVSKKTVLFGYYESRIKAAATTMSATFWFSTNGKTKSLKECDKYSLEWDIHESIGRNGPFEGSYFANGMHSNSHYWYTDCNGEVHDYRAPQVVFQNAELSSENFNVYGGWWRDEQTASYYYNNGEPKHQKFYSEINKKPFDRPMHMRLVSETYPFPWIELPNDAELADPTKNTVYYDWVRAYKLVEANMPIPSSNNEPVIPLFNEQILFHVAIINLVSKTILKIPIQYKAIEDREILLKLSDPEGKLIKETKFIAYTGYANLEYDMRIDKKLEPKSGYSLLAIIRPLNTKDPVDIDSSTLIINLKSK
- a CDS encoding sugar kinase; the protein is MTKIVTFGEILLRLSTERHLRFSQAESYKATYGGGEFNVSVSLANYGLNTEYITRLPNNELGNCALKEMRKLNVGCQNVLLDGDRIGIYFLETGTSTRASNIVYDRENSGMSTLKKGMIDWKEILKDATWFHWSGITPSLSESAAEACVEALEIAKDMGLTISCDLNYRSKLWKYGKHPKEVMPKILQYCNVILGDLDTANFMLGLPQMNPDYQNQESLPVLYDTIFKLIPSLKFMATTLRYSVSASHQRIGGILYDGNTIYDADVQDVTPVVDRVGSGDAFMGGLIYGLNEEPLNKQRALNFAVAACCLKHTIAGDYNLVTLEEVEKLIGGDFTGKVSR
- a CDS encoding bifunctional 4-hydroxy-2-oxoglutarate aldolase/2-dehydro-3-deoxy-phosphogluconate aldolase, encoding MAQYTRIEVAQAMKNTGMIPLFFSNDIELSKNILKACYDGGARLLEFTARGDFAHEIFGELTKYAIKELPGMIMGVGSVTDAAAASLYMQLGANFIVTPVLREDIVIVCNRRKVLWSPGCGTLTEITKAEELGCEIVKLFPGDIYGPEFIKGIKGPQPWTSIMPTGGVHPTAENLTSWFNAGVTCVGMGSQLITKEIVANKDFKELTEKVKEVIEIISKLK
- a CDS encoding NAD(P)/FAD-dependent oxidoreductase; translated protein: MSETKKPICVIIGASHGGVNCATAIRKEGWEGDILLFDADPVLPYHRPPLSKAYLTSDDGIDKNVLKSAESYQKEDITLNLGVKVVAIHAKEQTITLEDGTQQSYDQLVLATGARPIVPPIEGLATAQNVFPLRTAAHVASIKKGINASATKRVVVIGGGYIGLETAASLKKLGAQVVVLERESRILARVTAPEMSSFFHELHHQNGVEVLTAKNVSAIENNDASNVVVCTDGSRYPADMIIVGVGILVNKELAEQAGIKIENGIIVNEKAQTSEANIYAIGDCTYHFNPHYNRFIRLESVQNAVDQSKIAAAAICGGASVYDTIPWFWSDQYDLKLQMVGLSQGYTEVVVRKEDKPNSFSVWYFNEDTLLSVDAVNNAKAYVLGTKAIKQKIKIDKWKLFDSTSILKLDTIVAD
- a CDS encoding 2Fe-2S iron-sulfur cluster-binding protein, translating into MAKITFITSDDETITLEGTSGSVMALAVDNGIKGIDGDCGGVCSCATCHVHVLPEHVSKTGTASEIETDMLELDDDADEFSRLCCQLEITEALDGVVLRVAK
- a CDS encoding cytochrome P450 → MKNSEFNDPFEEARVNQGFGEMDDQNDPVTMLLRHKDVRKGAHDWKTFQSGAVPGRIVIPSEVNIRTTRQIPFEVDPPQHKDFRAILDPWFKRPLEEEYQAKLKEQISALVDEVLAKDSVDVISEFSLKLQSRALTLLLNTPYEEADLWISWGTHVFRSEGEALDGAKAAILYDYIDGRIDEAIAKNGEDLYSVLLNAVVDGKKLTKEEVKGVMILTFAGGRDTVINAVSNSIAYFAEHPKSLDRLRVEPEIRNKAIEELIRYFAPLTQMGRVAKTDSAVCEHAIKADTRASLCWASANRDATVFENPNEVVLDRKMNPHLSFGFGTHNCLGATHARTIMKIAVEVLTEKVSTMEIVSAEENIEDLGDFKRKVGFHRLQVKFN
- a CDS encoding alpha/beta hydrolase, whose translation is MMSKFRTTEISNPEFESNNLRFITVRTPNLNGRGDICVFVPPFEDLKDLPIVTLMHGVYGSAWIWAHKAGVHFTALKMMEEGLIKPMVIAMPSDGLWGDGSAYLPHNNAHYEKWIVEDVIDAVRENIDCTSEKSKLFISGLSMGGYGALRLGAKFPERYQAITGHSSMTNKNQMHLFVEENESNFNQFDPINEDVLSLIIKNKKQLPPIRFDCGKEDLLIEYNRNLHKGLTDANINHQYQEFEGAHEWPYWQEHIKDSLLFFNGF
- a CDS encoding Zn-dependent alcohol dehydrogenase codes for the protein MSINCKAAIAKGDGTFSIETITVNDPQGDEVIVAIKAAGLCHTDYDSLNWGKPIVMGHEGAGIVTAVGTNVKSVQVGDAVILNWATPCGKCFQCEHENEHICENNSPVVAGGNGYTPGHAHLEGTTLNGVPIIRSFNIGTLAEYTLVKESAVVKNPIQNMSFSAASIVSCGVMTGFGSAVNTAQVTENSSAVVLGTGGVGLNVIQGLKVSKACKIIAIDINQERLNMAVEFGATHTILADKNDKGLLQAAQKVKEMTAGRGADYAFECTAIPALGAAPLAMVRNAGTAVQVSGIEQEVLIDMALFEWDKKYINPLYGKCNPQKDFPKIIEHYRKGEIKLDEMITKTYPLEELQQALDDMLAGKNAKGVITF
- a CDS encoding AraC family transcriptional regulator, translating into MKALFEKVPSSVESSFNAFVYEAENFETPWHFHPEYELTYIVKGEGTRFVGNSVQEFKKRDFVLLGTNLPHYWKNHDNLKGGVQSIVLQWDDSVLGENWLEKKEFHSIKRILSDASKGLSFRTIENDVILERLQKIITQKPLEKLLALLLLLEELSKIKEVETLSSDGFVPNLNSKANDRINLIYNYIQENYNQKIRLNEIADLVHMNEETFCRFFKKNLGKSFFTFVNEYRINLICKQLIETKKQVSEIAYECGYESLPFFYRQFQKFMKCSPLVFRKKYHLEDVGTTIEI